The window ATTTCtctaatgagagagagagagagagagagagagagagagagagagagagagagagagagagagagagagagagagagagagagagagagagagagagagagagagagagagaatagatATCAAATTAACCAACCTGGCCCGGCTGGGGCTCGTGACGGTTCCAAAATACATAGGTTTGAATTACATCAAGTCCTCCTTCCTTGGCTTTCCCAATCAAAGATCCCCACATCTACAGTACATACCAAATAATTCATTTGAATTTGATAAACACACGCACATGCATACAATTACAAACGTTGTACTTTCTTAATTCTTcgataaattttacttttgcTTTGTTCGCTTCTGTTTTGGTATTTTATTATTGAGGAATAAAATGAAGAATGTTACTTGATTAAAATTGTGTGTTTTGTAGATCACTCTATAAAAATAaactttgcaaaaaaaaaaaaaaaaaaatcaaccaagtcaaaaataCGTTCAATCAGTGttgttataattttattgtttaacTAAAGAACTTGGTTCATCCATTATTGGATAACAAGTATATGACTAAGCAAATTCGGATTTAACTAAATAAATGATTTGAATCATCAAGTAATATCAtagcatttgtttttttttttttttttttttatcatttatcttATATTTAATCAAAATCAACAACTAACTTGAGTAGTTAATCTTTCCACTCCTCCAAACCCAATGAATTTAATAGGCAATATCAATATACATAATCATTCTGCATGCATCCAGGGTTCACATTCTTTACAGTTACTGATCTCTAGCATCATACAAAACAGACATAAATTGCATATTTCCAAAATGCTATGTGAACAAAGTCAGAAAAGGTCGAATACCTCCTGCTACCCGTGACATATGTTTATAAACAGACATTTAGTGTTTGCAACCTAATATAAGTTGTTTCTAGTCCCACTCCTCCTTTGACTGGTACTATAGACAGTCTGATAAAGTAACGTGACATATGCACGTCATTTGTCACATAAGATGGTACACCAATGTGGTATCTCTAGCATTTTCCTTAAAACATATACTgatttctatatatatttatgattaATGTTTAGATTTTAGGGTTCGTTTGGTAACCATTTAAATTCTCAGTTTTCActatttgaaaaaattaaaaattgaaaaccaaaaattggAAACTACGTTCTTGAGTTTTTGCAACTTGGCTTGAGTTtacattttctaaaaaattgaaaaattgaagTAGTTATTACCAAACAagatttcagtttttagtttttcaaaaactgaaaattaaaagctaaaaactaaaaacgaaattgttATCAAACAACCCCTTAGTTATCTATAGCATATGTAGACAGAAACTTTGACAgcttgtgtgtgtatatatatatattctacatAAGAGAACTGTGGGTGGGGTATAAGAAGATATTATGAGAAACTCAATATGTTAACTGATTCTGTGTGATCATGAACTACTTAATTTGTAGTGACTTTTAATTTCAAGTGCTGATGAAATGAACGGCTTAAAATGTTGGGGGGTTGCATGCATATACACAAGATAATTACCTCAGGTGTGCTCCGAGGATAGTGAATAGAACCTGAAAACAGAAGTCTTCTTTCCCCATCAATGATGAGCGATCTGCCGTCGTATGTGACATCTTCTCCGCGAACACAACCTTCTTGTGTTATAACTACCACCACCGCTGCCACAACAAAAGCACGTCGCAGCTGCCACCACCACAgctccattctctctctctctctctctctctctctctctggactACTTATGCATAAGAAGGTGGGGATGGATGGACTTTAACGTAAACGAAATTAAGCTTTTAACATTCTTGTTACACTCACtcgcatatatatatagagcTAGCTAGGTTCAACTCCCCAATAAACAGATGACAGGGCATGCAGGTAGAATGAGTTAGGTTTAAAACATGCAGGGCACGTGACATGCACCGATTGGCTTTTACACATAACACAGAGGCAAAATGGTAATTCAAGTACATGAGAAATGAGAAGAAGATAATGGGTCACGACTCACATGCACCGTCCGTGTATGCGTACGTCATAACGTGGCTGGGATGGCAAGGTTGATTAGGCCCCCAACCACTGCCGCGCCTAAGCGTATGGACGCACAACAAGAGATAGCTTAAAGCATTAAAAAGCACTTTATTCCCCAATGAAAAGGCCAATGCACCAAACCTAGTGCTCAAACTATTGCCAAAGTTTTACCTTAATGTATGGAATGAGTTTACCGGAATATGGTGTTCTAATTCAATATCATgatcatgttttaaaaagcttacatatttcttttttattaaaatagaaCTTCACGATAGTAATGAATCCATTATATATTAGTCATtcttattgttttgggtcatgtTTTGCACCAGCCCATGTAAGACCGTAATATTGAAGTTATAAACGGGCCGCAAGATTTGGTAATGGACAGCCCAAGGATTAGAATTCATgggccctttttctttttcttacaaACACTAGTGAGCCAGCAAAGTTGAAAAAATCAAGAGGAAAAATGTTTGGATTTAGGCCTAAAGCGCTCAGGCCTAACCAGTTTGCAAAGTTGAGAAAAATTAGAGAGTTTTAATGGAAACACTTCTAGTACCgtttatttttaacgaaaataatatttttactttaaaaagtcacttcttgtactattcacttacaacacatttttgttattttgattaaaactcaaagttttcaatcctttttcattagtttttcttttagatttttttctcaaaattatttttactaaaaatcgAAAATAATATAACCATTGCACAAATGGTGATCAATTTAGTATTTCTTTGAAGGGGCATTAAGATATAGGTCCAAAAAATTGAGGCACTATTGATtttagtccaattttttgaaatttttgatttaGGTCCACTTAACTATTTTTTAAACCTATTTTaccctttgttttcaaattttgaatatttaaacatCTGCAGTCtactaaacatttaaaaaacGTTTCAATTCTTTaccttttaataaaataaaatatttttgtcataGATTAAGTTGCAAAAATATACAACCTAATTAAAAGGTACTAATACATAaatgtacatatacatataagtaatgtcacatcccggcccggggcagatcactcccctgggcgatgtgggatgtcacaatccacccccttaggggctcaaAGTCCTCGGCGGCACACcacaaccagggttaggctctgataccaaattgtcacatcccggcctagggcggaccacttcccgggcccgattccaccgtagcacgatattgtccgctttgggccccagcacaccctcacggttttgtttctgggaactcacacgagaacttcccgatgggtcacccatcctgggatgctctcgcgtgctactcgcttaacttcagagttcccatggaacccgaagccagtgagctcccaaaaggcctcgtactagttagagataggaatatacatttaaagatcactcccctgggtgatgtgggatgtcacaagtaagatatcaaaagaagaaaatatatctAATCAATAGGTAGATAAATGAACTGAAGGGTACAAATACACAATTTACCTACCTATAAGCAAAATAAATTACTATGTAATATAGGAAAACATATAGAAGCAATTTGTGATAGAGATagataataaaaatagaaaaatataatttgcCTATAATAGAGGTAGGTTATATAACAAAATCTCATGATACAAGTAGATTAATGTCGGCCAtgaaatcaattaatttgaGTAAAAATGCAACTCAAATGAAGATCCAACTTTGACCACGAAATTAACTAATTTGAACATAACAAGCAATTTCATGAAAGAAGCCAACCAACCTCCATTCTTTGATCAAACATAATCAAATTTCATATATAGTGGAAGCCTaagaagagaagaggaaaacTGAACAatgataaagaagaagaagattcgCAAGGCAAATGATAAATCCTAACTAAGAAAAAGGTTTTAgataacaaactaaaaagaaagaATAGATAAATGAAGAACAAATGAAGAGGCGTATCATCACTTAGAGATATACAGGAAGTAATTTTATTCCAACCattataaagaagaagaagatatatAGTGGAAGCCTaagaagagaagaggaaaacTGAACAatgataaagaagaagaagaagaagaagatatatAGGGGAAGCCTaagaagagaagaggaaaagagaagAGGAAAACTGAACAATgataaagaaaagaagattAGCAAGGCAAATGATAAATCCTAACTAAGAAAAAGGTTTTAgataacaaactaaaaagaaagaATAGATAAATGAAGAACAAATGAAGAGGCGTAACATCACTTGGAGATATATAGGAAGTAATTTTATTCCAACAATTATCCTATCATTAAGGGAATTTTATTCTTTAAACCTCAAATAGGTAAAACTTATCACAAACACTAATCCTAAAATCAAGGGATAATATTGATCACTTATAAGTAATTTTAGGGGTAAATtggtatgaaaatgaaaaaaaaactaacatgGAATATAATTGGACTCATCTAAAAAATAACTCACAGAATTGAATTCATAACAAGTTTCATCTTCTTTGAAACACTGTATTTATTTTCTACACTACAATTGAATATcttaatagttttgaatttgtctaattttttataaaaataatttatacataataaattaaaatataaatgatttaaaatgttaaaaaattgagattccattgacattttcaattttaattggaCGAGGATTTGTAgtaaacattatcattgcaatATTATTAGTATGCACCTTGAAATTGGGATGGACCGAGAGCACAGGCCGTTTGACCATACCCAACAACTACCGTGAAGTATGACTATGACCTATGTCTCAACTAGATGCAATTCAACTACGGCTTGCCCAAAATTACCCTCCCCTACATATGAATAATTTTTCTTTCGATAAGACAATATGTATTAAAGAGTAAGAGAATATATTCGAAATCGTCAATCATAAAATTTCAACCTACAaccttttacttttttttttttttcttttcctaagCAAACAATATTATATACATCAAGAAAGATGAGGTGGTtcagcctcacaatgagcttgTTATAATGTGATTTAAGTTCATATTTGGCGAGAAtagaacctaagacctctcatttacaagcgaagagaaatatcactggaccgtagtactaagtaacaaAACCTCtcaattataagtaaaaaagaatactaCTAGAATGTATTACCAACTACCAAgtgacataatttttttttttttgttttgaaacaatatatatactaaaagataaggaaataaattaattacaaaCACGTCATCTACGATGTTCTTCTTTATCCATTATGGTTATTTTTAAAAGGACGTTAGGGTCAAGATTGGCAGCCAATttatgaaaaatgaagaagcttCCGAGCAATTACAAGTGAGAAGCACTAGATGGAATACGACAAGTAAACATGGGTTCATTTCACTTGGACACAGCATTTGGTGGTCGTGATGGTGATGTTCTATTGTTTTGAAGCAACATTCACACACAATCACTAGAAACATATAGAGCTGATTGGAGTAGGGGTTACTGTTAGACACACACTGTATCAGTATGGAACACAAAACGGCGGCCATTTTATGTATTAAAATGCAACGTTTTCATCATTCGGGGCCGCCTCATAAAACGATTACTGTAAATGGCAATTCGATCAAGTTGAAAGAATATAATAATAGAAGGCAGATGATTTTCACATACcgttgtttgttttttatgatttatttgtATTTCTAACAATTAGATTgaaaaaagtcaaatgaaaaCAACAGTAATAATTAAATAAGAGTGTGTTGAGAGGGTAAAAATGGCGTTTGCTTATCATTTccgtattaaaaataaaatagtgcTATCCAAAAacctctttttaattttcacatactcttctcaattttcagttgtcagatcggatgaattaaaaaatattaatagacaaaaattaataagcgTGCGGTTGAGAGAAATAGGTTTATGAATAGCACTATCCTAATAATATTACGTTGGTCCTTAGCTGAATGACAAGTATACTCTATGGATTAAGTGCGTGTTTATGCACCCGTAATCGGAATGAAAATAAGGAATCCGATTCCACTTACGGATAGCTCTTGTGTTTACTACAATTTAAAGGAATCAACAATGTGTGTGACCCACACGAAAAATGGAATTCAATTCCTGAAATTGGAGGAATTAGACTCCCTCCATGGGTGAGGTATTTGGATTCTGAGATGGTGAAGGAATCGGGAATGCATTTCTTCTTTCCTATTATGCCCTCTTTTGCAGATGCTTCGACAGACGCTTCAACACCGTCGACACAGCCGGCTCATCCTCGTGTGATGTTGGTTTGACGATCGGGACCTCGAAGTTTAGGGCCAAATTGCTCGTGCCGTTGGCGATGTTGATGCTTGTCTGATCCTTGGCTCCAATTGCTTTCCGGAATATTTTCTGCAAGGTGGGAACTAGGAGGATGCATAGGCTAGGttcttaaaatgtttttttttttttttttgcagggtGGGAACTGGGAAGATGAATTGGCTAGGTTCTTAAAATAGTATTTTCTTTTGCGGGATGGGAACTGGGAAGATGATATGGGAGGGTGGTGTTGGAGGATTAGGGTATGGTGGTGCTGAGGAAGTGAAGTGAATGAGgacattttaaaattactaatgaaaatgtgattaaaaataaatatagatgaaataaaaataaaaataaagaactaaagggcattttagtaatgaaaatgtgattaaaaatatttgatatGAGACAAAgatattttagtaatcatactggtttatattccgattctattgaattagtaaacagtttTATGGAATTGTATTCCGATTCCGGACAGTTTTAGTAAATAACTTCAACAGGAATTTGATTATGATTccacctcatttcaattcctcctcaatccaattcctcctcaattcaattcctctcaatttgattacggattagtaaacgcgCTATAAGAGTTCAATAATACTACATGGatcgccacttagtactactggctaatggtattcctcttcacttgtaagttagaggttttaggtttgattatctcaaaagatgaatttaaatcatattattatggATAGCCCATTGCGAGGCTTGACCCACCTCCTCCCtatagtgtagataatattgtttgtttaaaaagaaATACTATAAGGACCaatagtttttcttatttctccttttttttgcTAATACAAGTCTAAACtttgaaaaataatacaaaGATTCTCAAAAGTAAGAATTTTTATGAACGGTACATAACGAGATACAAACACAACATCAATTAAGCAGCAAAATTAACAATAagcaattaaaattataaaacgtGACTTATGTTTAAGGCAAAAGTTGATGAGAAGCAGATGGGGGGATTAAGGGTTTGGATTAAGTATATTCGAAAATTTGCTTGAGCACAACGTGGAAGAGACTACAAAAGTCATAGCCAGCTTGACAAGTAATGCAATCTGGTTTGACCCAACCCAACTTGTACCAGTTGAAAGAAAAGAACATGGTATAGTGATGTGATCCAGGAGGGTTTTATTGTCcataaaaagtatttaattaatttactttttgATGTTTGGGTCACAACTGGAGTCTGCTACAAGCTCCGAGCAGCTTCCAGCATGCTTCCATATGTATACTTGTTGTTTATTCTTATCCATACGTATGTCACGCACGACGTCACGCACATTATGAAATGATGTAAGAGGATCCTTGTATCTTAACAGTTCATTTTATATcttatatcgtgcgatcagttttcgttagatactatttttatttaattttaaataaaacaattaaataatttataatcacACGATAcacaataaataattaaactgtGAAAATCCCTAAGATCCTTGTAATTTAAATCATGATAGAATCCAAATTCTGATATGATATCAGATGCGATTCCTACCGATGAACCCggacactttttttttctattttatttactATTTTGTGGACTAATGAATCCAGACAAAAGTCAATTCTTGCTCCCCAAGAAACCTGTTcaccaaaaagaaataaagtttcctattaaacctttttttttttttttcgttttttggtCTTATCTTTTGACTCATTTTCACTTCTTAATAGTATGagactttttttttggttcttcgAAGTATCGAGTGTTTTCGCACAGTTAAATTCTTATttaaaagtacaaaaattaagatttaagaTCTAATAATTGAAACATTCAAAGCACGGGATACCTTAGGgcattcaaaactattttttgttttacattAAACATCTCCCTATTATAAATATCATcgtattaaaaaaagaaaaaaattatacagCTGTGCTTGGTCCTTTTAACATTTGAACTTCTTACTGCATCATTAGAATTTTCGatccaaaaatttgaaattttgtaatACGAACATATTAAAATAGATTAGAGTGCGTTTTAgggtttcaaaattttgaattttcgaaAAGATTAGATAGCATATTACGATAACTTCCATCAATGCGTTGGTTTCAACACCGTTGCCTATGAGAGGTAGTTTCCCACTGGTTCCTTTCTTTAGTGGCTGCAAATTCGATTTTTGTGGTGTTTGATTGAGGACAATGGagtcccctttttttttttttttttttttttgggggctTCGTTGGGTTTCGTCTCTAGCATATGCACGGGCTGGTCCGTGGTCGACGGTAAAGGAACCAGGcaattagggtttctttgtgtgtttttttgttttgggctaAACTCTCGGGTTgagctctttttctttttggcatccatcttttgttttatattttatgtcTAATTAAGTCTTCGTTTGCATGCATATTTTGTGTTGGTAATAAAATTTAtgttctattaaaaaaaattgtactttagttttaaaaaaagggttaattaGAAAACATAAGTAAGGAGAAATAGTTAGCATGGACAGGTTGGACTttctaattcttttttattttatttaatctacAATTAAGGATGGATGCGGCAAATCGGAAGTTCAAAAttcaaagagagggagagaattttccattaatttattttgtcaatttgtCGATCCAGCACAGCAATGACGTTCATTCCCACCGGATCATTTTCCTAAAGATCTTAGGAATTTCGTGATATCATCTGTTCATCATATACTATGCGGTTAATTTTCGTTaaatactattcatatttaattttaaattttaaattttgaaataattttttactacacgatgtatgatgaacaaatGAGATCATGAGATCATTAAGAGCATCCTTTTCCATTCCCATGCGACACGTGTGGGGGCCAAGCAACCTCACTGGACATCGTGTCTATCGACCCAACCCGCACACTTGTTGTAATCCCCGGACAAAAATAGTCCCTTCACACGTATGACGTGGCGAACACTCAGTGGTCGCACAACGAAAGCAAACACGATGGCGGAACACCGGATTCTTTCGCGGAGTGAGACCGACCGTCAACGATTCAGAAGAGGCAGAGTTATAAAAAGGGCAAATATTTggggaaaataaaagaaaaaagattaagAACGTCCAAAGTTGGTGACGAAAGCAGTGACAAAACAATCGAAAGTGGGCTCGTGCACACGTGTCACCTTCAATTTCAACCGTCGACTGGTGTAACGTGACCCATCTGGCTGCGGTCAGCCCAGCgctctatctctatctctttgtctctcctctttgtttctctctctaggacTGGGTGGCACTCTCTCGGACCACGTGTGAGAATTAAAAAGTGGAAACATGTGCTGTGCCGTCTGTGTTGGGGCTGGTGGGTATATATATAACGCCTCCTGGGTATCTTATGCTTCAGTATTCTGGTTCGAAATCTGAGAAGAAGCAAATTAGCCGGAGCAAGAGCAagaggaaagagaagaagaaaggaaaagggaaggggTAAAGCGAAACAGTAAAAAGTAATCATGAGCAGAGGAGGAGacgagcagcagcagcagcagcagcagctggaGTTACCGCCGGGGTTCAGATTTCACCCGACGGATGAGGAGCTGGTGAACCATTACTTGTGCAGGAAATGCGCTTCACAGCCTCTCGCTGTTCCAATCATCAGAGAAATTGATCTTTACAAATTCGATCCGTGGCAGCTCCCTGGTATGTCAATTTATTCCCaatttcaattaatcaattttgctttcttctttctcccccaacccaacccaaattTCATTTCTGAAAATTATGGTCTGGGTCGAACTCAATTTTCTCtgaatttttggattttttgtctaattttttatttttgtttttattttggtgTGGTATGCAGAAATGGCACTTTACGGAGAGAAGGAATGGTACTTCTTTTCGCCAAGGGACAGAAAATATCCAAACGGTTCAAGACCGAACCGGGCAGCTGGAACCGGGTACTGGAAGGCGACCGGGGCTGACAAGCACATTGGAAAGCCCAAGGCACTCGGGATTAAAAAGGCACTCGTTTTCTACGCTGGTAAAGCCCCCAagggaatcaaaaccaattgGATCATGCACGAGTACCGCCTCGCCAATGTCGACCGGTCCGCCGCCACTGccaagaaaaatcaaaacctgAGGGTACGTCCGTCTTTCCATtaccttttttctcttttaccattatACCCTTGGACCCTCACACGTCATTGAACCTGtaccaaattttgtaatttgactaagatatatatatgcatttatTTAATACATTTATTATTTCAACGGTCAGCTCAGCTGTGCAATCTGAAAGAAAGAATATcgtatttaattatatttgaccaTCGTAAGATGaatgtattaagtaaattcatGTACATTACTCGGTCTCAAAAATTTTGATCATGTCATTGCATTTGCATCAATGCCTCTTTTAGAATGCGCGTTGTAACTTCTGCTTGATTAAATTAGAATATCGCTCTCGAAAAATAAATGAATCCggcttaaaatattttaatcttaattttgtttaattactCGGAGTGCTTATCTTTCTAAATTAATGTTTATGTAATGCAGCTTGATGATTGGGTACTATGCCGCATATACAACAAGAAGGGCAGCATAGAGAAATACAATTTTACAACCAAAATGACCAAATACCCAGAAATATCGGACGAGCAAAAACCGGACATGACTTTGATGCCCCCACCACCACAAGCAGCATCAAACACGCATCACATGATGGATTCGTCGATGGATTCAGTACCGAGGCTGCCACAGACGACGACGGACTACTCGAGCTGCTCGGAGCACGTGCTGTCACCGGAGGTCGCGTGGGAGAAGGAGGTCCAAAGTGAACTGAAATGGAGCAATGAATTGGAGAATTCCTTTAATACCCTCGACAATCAGTTCCTGAATTACATGGATGGCTTCTCGGATATTATGGACCCTTTTGGGGGGCAATTGCAAATGGAGCAGCAGCCGCCCTACCAGTTGCAGGACATGTTCTCCTACCTCCACGCCCAATTGTAAGCCAACTTACAAGGGCACAATTGGAAAATGGCAAGACGGACagaaggggaaaaaaagaaaaagaaaaaaagaggccCATGATTATTTGATTTAGTACTAGTTAATATTCTTTTGAATTTGGTTACATGAtcaatttaatttgattttggatgtctgcaaaaaaaaaaaaagggtacgtTTAGATACTGTTAATATGTAATGAGATTCCTGTAGAAAATTTTCATAAGTTGTTCCAAGTTCTCCCCCACAtagaattgttttatttttcttttagaacGTGCGAtataaatgagaaatttttttctcgATAATCATTTTTTAAATAGAACGGCTTAAAtctaatttaataaattttaatggtcACAGAAAATCCTAATAACTCAAATTTATATCCAATGGTCAAAATAATGATATTAATTCATTCAAATTAGATCAAACATCAAAACTCCTTCGAAACACTCTTAGAAAATTATGG of the Pyrus communis chromosome 1, drPyrComm1.1, whole genome shotgun sequence genome contains:
- the LOC137739065 gene encoding NAC domain-containing protein 2-like, which translates into the protein MSRGGDEQQQQQQQLELPPGFRFHPTDEELVNHYLCRKCASQPLAVPIIREIDLYKFDPWQLPEMALYGEKEWYFFSPRDRKYPNGSRPNRAAGTGYWKATGADKHIGKPKALGIKKALVFYAGKAPKGIKTNWIMHEYRLANVDRSAATAKKNQNLRLDDWVLCRIYNKKGSIEKYNFTTKMTKYPEISDEQKPDMTLMPPPPQAASNTHHMMDSSMDSVPRLPQTTTDYSSCSEHVLSPEVAWEKEVQSELKWSNELENSFNTLDNQFLNYMDGFSDIMDPFGGQLQMEQQPPYQLQDMFSYLHAQL